A stretch of Primulina tabacum isolate GXHZ01 chromosome 13, ASM2559414v2, whole genome shotgun sequence DNA encodes these proteins:
- the LOC142521765 gene encoding vacuolar protein sorting-associated protein 35B-like isoform X2, with the protein MYKEIVLPRVLEQVVNCKDELAQYYLMDCIIQVFPDVYHLQTLETLLNACPQLQSSVDVKTVLARLMERLSNYAASDVEVLPELFQVEAFAKLNNAIDKVIAAQDNMPIVGVVTLYASLLTFTLQVHPDRLDYVDQILGACVKKLSGKERLDDSKATKLIISLLSAPLEKYKDIDTVLKLLNYPLVIEFLHGQTNKEMANVIVQNIMKNRTCISTAEKADALFELIKGLIRDLNDFHDELDEEDFKEEQSFVARLIQMMHSDDPEEMLKIICIVKKHILTGGAKRLPFTIPPLIFSTLKLIRRLESQDDSVSKEDDSAMPKKLFQIVTQTIEALSSIPVPELALGLYLQCAEAANDSDLEPVAYEFFTQAYILYEEEITDSKAQVTTIHLIIGTLQRMHVFGVENRDALTHKATGYSAKLLKKPDQCRAVYACSHLFWLDENDRIRDGERVLLCLKRAQRIANAAQQMSSATRGSSGSVLLYIEILNKYLYFYEKGISQITADLIQGLIELITSTTGGENTTLDPAADAFFASTLRYIQFQKNKGGAVAEKYEHINV; encoded by the exons ATGTATAAAGAAATTGTGCTTCCCAGAGTTTTAGAACAA GTTGTCAACTGCAAAGATGAGCTTGCCCAATACTACTTGATGGATTGCATAATTCAAGTCTTTCCCGACGTTTACCATCTGCAGACCCTTGAAACACTATTGAATGCTTGCCCTCAGCTTCAG TCCTCTGTTGATGTAAAAACAGTTCTTGCTCGGCTAATGGAAAGACTTTCAAATTATGCTGCTTCTGATGTTGAA GTATTACCGGAACTTTTTCAAGTAGAAGCGTTTGCCAAGTTGAACAATGCTATAGACAAG GTGATAGCAGCACAAGATAATATGCCTATTGTTGGAGTAGTAACTTTGTATGCGTCTCTATTGACATTTACTCTTCAAGTACATCCTGATCGGCTTGATTATGTTGACCAAATTCTT GGAGCATGCGTAAAGAAACTTTCAGGAAAAGAAAGGCTTGATGACAGCAAAGCGACAAAACTGATCATTTCTCTTCTAAGTGCTCCACTTGAGAAATATAAAGATATCGATACTGTGTTGAAGCTGTTAAATTATCCTCTTGTCATAGAATTTCTACATGGTCAAACAAATAAGGAGATGGCAAATGTaattgttcaaaacataatGAAAAACAGGACTTGCATTTCAACTGCCGAGAAG GCAGATGCATTGTTTGAATTGATTAAGGGGCTCATCAGAGACTTGAACGATTTTCATGATGAG CTTGATGAGGAGGATTTCAAAGAGGAGCAGAGTTTTGTTGCACGTCTTATCCAAATGATGCACAGTGATGATCCAGAAGAGATGTTGAAG ATCATCTGTATTGTGAAGAAACATATTTTGACAGGAGGAGCAAAGAGACTGCCATTTACCATCCCTCCGCTTATATTTAGTACCTTAAag TTGATAAGGCGACTGGAAAGTCAAGATGATAGTGTATCCAAGGAAGATGACTCAGCTatgccaaaaaaattatttcagatAGTGACGCAG ACGATTGAAGCTTTGTCCAGCATTCCAGTTCCTGAACTGGCTCTAGGGCTGTATCTGCAGTGTGCTGAG GCTGCAAATGACTCTGATTTAGAACCTGTTGCATATGAATTTTTCACTCAAgcttatattttatatgaagAAGAAATCACG GATTCGAAAGCTCAAGTAACCACCATACACCTAATTATAGGGACACTTCAAAGAATGCATGTCTTTGGCGTTGAGAACAGGGATGCATTAACACACAAGGCCACAGGG TATTCTGCTAAGCTGTTGAAGAAGCCTGATCAATGCAGAGCTGTCTATGCATGTTCCCACCTTTTTTGGCTTGATGAAAATGACAGAATCCGGGATGGAGAGAG GGTCTTGCTTTGCTTGAAACGTGCTCAGAGAATTGCAAATGCTGCGCAACAAATGTCCAGTGCAACTCGAGGGAGCAGCGGATCAGTTTTACTCTATATAGAAATATTAAACAA GTATCTCTACTTCTACGAGAAGGGGATCTCACAGATTACTGCTGATTTAATTCAGGGCTTGATTGAATTGATCACAAGTACAACAGGTGGTGAAAACACGACACTTGATCCAGCAGCAGATGCTTTTTTTGCCAGTACGCTAAGGTACATTCAATTTCAGAAGAACAAAGGCGGTGCAGTGGCAGAGAAATACGAGCATATCAATGTCTAA
- the LOC142521767 gene encoding rac-like GTP-binding protein ARAC1, producing MSASRFIKCVTVGDGAVGKTCLLISYTSNTFPTDYVPTVFDNFSANVVVNGSTVNLGLWDTAGQEDYNRLRPLSYRGADVFILAFSLISKASYENVSKKWIPELKHYAPGVPIVLVGTKLDLRDDKQFFVDHPGAVPITTAQGEELSKMIGAPAYIECSSKTQQNVKGVFDSAIKVVLQPPKQKKKKSKAQKACSIL from the exons ATGAGCGCCTCGAGATTCATCAAGTGTGTGACAGTAGGTGATGGTGCCGTCGGCAAGACCTGTCTCTTGATTTCCTACACCAGCAACACCTTCCCCACG GATTATGTGCCAACCGTGTTCGATAATTTCAGTGCAAATGTGGTTGTCAATGGAAGCACGGTTAACCTTGGCCTATGGGATACTGCAG GACAAGAGGATTATAATAGGTTGAGACCTTTGAGTTATCGTGGAGCTGATGTTTTCATTTTGGCATTTTCTCTCATTAGCAAGGCCAGCTATGAAAATGTCTCCAAGAAG TGGATTCCTGAACTGAAGCATTATGCCCCTGGTGTCCCTATAGTTCTTGTTGGAACAAAACTCG ATCTTCGGGATGACAAGCAGTTCTTTGTTGACCATCCAGGTGCTGTACCAATCACTACGGCACAA GGTGAGGAGCTGAGTAAGATGATTGGAGCTCCTGCTTACATTGAATGCAGTTCGAAAACGCAACAG AATGTCAAGGGAGTTTTTGATTCTGCCATTAAAGTCGTGCTCCAGCCACCCAagcaaaagaaaaagaagagtAAGGCTCAGAAGGCATGTTCTATATTGTGA
- the LOC142521743 gene encoding la-related protein 1C-like, whose translation MAAASNSPAAPSQSQSQNSPRDRHLRRASATIGVPSLPENSSSSPSLAGMVDQEKFAASSFSTPSDSLASQKDGIPVAATSSLTEDGSSFPAGADPRPENSENVGATKKPAWNKPSSDGTTIDFGAVMGADSWPALSESTRASPKISSTDSPKAIFHGSVAPLQKEVVNASISTTSSASNHVVPNRQRSMKRIGGGSSHSSITSNGSPSQAPHIQSFVAEAAPSNPGKYGASAGESPRDNMNRDTGPKGGSSSGNELYQQRGSFKRSNSGLQSRGDGSYHHSHGGRRDQERGKQDWSNAHRNYGTRDNLSPRQRVSSRPFIRSPVSNAPFISVPPPPIAVHPFVSPIVYPEMSSPVFYMTGPHPESLRPISMVPIPQMFYTMTDPLLPSKIVSQIDYYFSSENLVRDTYLRQNMNGDGWVPISLIATFKKIAMLTDNIQLILDAVQTSNVVEVQGDKVRCKNDWNKWIIPPVLYSPGTSPQALHIPSQDMISAQINNVTLDEKAAR comes from the exons ATGGCTGCTGCTTCTAACTCCCCCGCTGCCccatctcaatctcaatctcaaAATTCTCCTCGGGATCGCCATTTGCGTCGGGCCTCGGCGACTATTGGAGTTCCGTCTCTCCCTGAGAATTCCTCATCTTCTCCTTCGTTGGCGGGTATGGTTGATCAGGAAAAGTTTGCGGCTTCTTCCTTTTCCACGCCTTCGGATTCTTTAGCTTCCCAAAAAGATGGAATACCTGTGGCGGCTACTAGTTCCTTGACCGAGGATGGTTCTTCTTTTCCTGCTGGCGCGGACCCCCGGCCTGAGAACAGTGAGAATGTTGGTGCTACCAAGAAGCCAGCTTGGAACAAGCCTTCTTCCGATGGTACCACAATAGATTTTGGTGCTGTGATGGGAGCAGATTCTTGGCCTGCTCTATCAGAATCTACTCGTGCTTCCCCTAAAATTTCTTCGACTGATTCTCCCAAAGCTATCTTCCATGGATCAGTCGCTCCACTGCAG AAAGAAGTTGTTAACGCTAGTATCTCTACCACAAGTTCAGCATCGAACCATGTGGTCCCCAACCGACAGAGATCCATGAAACGAATTGGTGGTGGCTCGAGTCACAGCAGCATTACTTCTAATGGAAGCCCATCTCAGGCGCCACACATACAGAGTTTTGTAGCTGAAGCAGCCCCTTCTAATCCTGGGAAATATGGGGCCTCTGCTGGGGAATCGCCTAGGGACAACATGAATAGGGATACTGGACCAAAAGGGGGATCTTCCAGCGGAAACGAGCTGTACCAGCAGCGTGGTTCTTTTAAGAGGAGCAACAGTGGGCTACAATCTCGAGGGGATGGTTCTTACCATCACAGCCATGGGGGTAGGCGAGACCAAGAACGCGGGAAGCAGGATTGGAGTAATGCTCATCGAAATTATGGCACCAGAGATAACCTTTCACCACGGCAGAGAGTTAGCTCTAGGCCCTTCATACGCAGTCCAGTTTCAAATGCACCTTTTATATCTGTGCCACCTCCCCCCATAGCTGTGCATCCCTTTGTTTCTCCCATTGTTTACCCTG AAATGTCATCTCCTGTATTTTATATGACTGGGCCTCATCCAGAATCACTAAGACCGATATCTATGGTTCCAATTCCACAAATGTTTTATACCATGACAGATCCTCTCTTGCCTTCCAAGATAGTGAGCcagatagattattattttaG TAGTGAGAACTTGGTGAGGGATACTTATTTGCGCCAGAACATGAATGGAGATGGATGGGTTCCTATTAGCCTAATAGCAACATTCAAGAAA ATTGCAATGCTGACGGACAATATTCAACTCATACTTGATGCTGTACAAACTTCAAATGTGGTGGAAGTGCAG GGTGATAAAGTGAGATGTAAAAATGATTGGAATAAATGGATAATTCCTCCCGTTCTTTATTCTCCGGGTACAAGTCCTCAGGCACTCCATATACCTAGCCAGGATATGATTTCAGCACAAATCAATAATGTTACACTGGATGAAAAAGCAGCCAGATAG
- the LOC142521765 gene encoding vacuolar protein sorting-associated protein 35A-like isoform X1, which yields MMISDGVEDEEKWLTAGIAGIQQNAFYMHRALDSNNLKDALKYSAQMLSELRTSRLSPHKYYELYMRAFDELRKLEIFFKEETSRGCSMVELYELVQHAGNILPRLYLLCTVGSVYIKSKEAPAKDILKDLVEMCRGIQNPVRGLFLRSYLSQVSKDKLPDIGSEYEGDSDTVIDAVEFVLQNFTEMNKLWVRMQYQGPTREREKREKERSELRDLVGKNLHVLGQIEGVDLEMYKEIVLPRVLEQVVNCKDELAQYYLMDCIIQVFPDVYHLQTLETLLNACPQLQSSVDVKTVLARLMERLSNYAASDVEVLPELFQVEAFAKLNNAIDKVIAAQDNMPIVGVVTLYASLLTFTLQVHPDRLDYVDQILGACVKKLSGKERLDDSKATKLIISLLSAPLEKYKDIDTVLKLLNYPLVIEFLHGQTNKEMANVIVQNIMKNRTCISTAEKADALFELIKGLIRDLNDFHDELDEEDFKEEQSFVARLIQMMHSDDPEEMLKIICIVKKHILTGGAKRLPFTIPPLIFSTLKLIRRLESQDDSVSKEDDSAMPKKLFQIVTQTIEALSSIPVPELALGLYLQCAEAANDSDLEPVAYEFFTQAYILYEEEITDSKAQVTTIHLIIGTLQRMHVFGVENRDALTHKATGYSAKLLKKPDQCRAVYACSHLFWLDENDRIRDGERVLLCLKRAQRIANAAQQMSSATRGSSGSVLLYIEILNKYLYFYEKGISQITADLIQGLIELITSTTGGENTTLDPAADAFFASTLRYIQFQKNKGGAVAEKYEHINV from the exons ATGATGATTTCAGACGGAGTTGAAGATGAAGAAAAGTGGCTGACTGCTGGGATCGCCGGCATTCAGCAGAATGCTTTCTACATGCATCGCGCTCTT GATTCTAACAATTTGAAGGATGCTCTCAAGTATTCAGCTCAGATGCTGTCCGAGCTTCGCACTTCTAGGCTTTCCCCTCACAAGTACTATGAGCTTT ATATGAGGGCATTTGATGAATTGAGGAAACTAGAGATCTTCTTCAAGGAGGAGACTAGTCGTGGCTGCTCAATGGTTGAGCTGTATGAGCTCGTCCAGCACGCTGGCAACATTTTGCCTAGACT GTACTTGCTCTGTACTGTGGGTTCTGTTTACATAAAATCCAAAGAAGCTCCTGCCAAGGATATTCTCAAAGATCTTGTAGAAATGTGCCGCGGCATCCAGAACCCTGTTCGTGGGCTCTTTCTTAGGAGTTATCTCTCTCAAGTCAGTAAAGACAAATTGCCTGATATTGGTTCTGAATATGAAGG AGATTCCGATACAGTTATTGATGCCGTCGAATTTGTTCTCCAAAATTTCACGGAAATGAACAAACTTTGGGTCCGAATGCAATATCAG GGACCAACTCGGGAAAGGGAGAAGCGGGAAAAAGAAAGGAGTGAGCTTCGTGATCTT GTTGGTAAAAACCTCCATGTTCTCGGGCAGATCGAGGGTGTTGACCTTGAAATGTATAAAGAAATTGTGCTTCCCAGAGTTTTAGAACAA GTTGTCAACTGCAAAGATGAGCTTGCCCAATACTACTTGATGGATTGCATAATTCAAGTCTTTCCCGACGTTTACCATCTGCAGACCCTTGAAACACTATTGAATGCTTGCCCTCAGCTTCAG TCCTCTGTTGATGTAAAAACAGTTCTTGCTCGGCTAATGGAAAGACTTTCAAATTATGCTGCTTCTGATGTTGAA GTATTACCGGAACTTTTTCAAGTAGAAGCGTTTGCCAAGTTGAACAATGCTATAGACAAG GTGATAGCAGCACAAGATAATATGCCTATTGTTGGAGTAGTAACTTTGTATGCGTCTCTATTGACATTTACTCTTCAAGTACATCCTGATCGGCTTGATTATGTTGACCAAATTCTT GGAGCATGCGTAAAGAAACTTTCAGGAAAAGAAAGGCTTGATGACAGCAAAGCGACAAAACTGATCATTTCTCTTCTAAGTGCTCCACTTGAGAAATATAAAGATATCGATACTGTGTTGAAGCTGTTAAATTATCCTCTTGTCATAGAATTTCTACATGGTCAAACAAATAAGGAGATGGCAAATGTaattgttcaaaacataatGAAAAACAGGACTTGCATTTCAACTGCCGAGAAG GCAGATGCATTGTTTGAATTGATTAAGGGGCTCATCAGAGACTTGAACGATTTTCATGATGAG CTTGATGAGGAGGATTTCAAAGAGGAGCAGAGTTTTGTTGCACGTCTTATCCAAATGATGCACAGTGATGATCCAGAAGAGATGTTGAAG ATCATCTGTATTGTGAAGAAACATATTTTGACAGGAGGAGCAAAGAGACTGCCATTTACCATCCCTCCGCTTATATTTAGTACCTTAAag TTGATAAGGCGACTGGAAAGTCAAGATGATAGTGTATCCAAGGAAGATGACTCAGCTatgccaaaaaaattatttcagatAGTGACGCAG ACGATTGAAGCTTTGTCCAGCATTCCAGTTCCTGAACTGGCTCTAGGGCTGTATCTGCAGTGTGCTGAG GCTGCAAATGACTCTGATTTAGAACCTGTTGCATATGAATTTTTCACTCAAgcttatattttatatgaagAAGAAATCACG GATTCGAAAGCTCAAGTAACCACCATACACCTAATTATAGGGACACTTCAAAGAATGCATGTCTTTGGCGTTGAGAACAGGGATGCATTAACACACAAGGCCACAGGG TATTCTGCTAAGCTGTTGAAGAAGCCTGATCAATGCAGAGCTGTCTATGCATGTTCCCACCTTTTTTGGCTTGATGAAAATGACAGAATCCGGGATGGAGAGAG GGTCTTGCTTTGCTTGAAACGTGCTCAGAGAATTGCAAATGCTGCGCAACAAATGTCCAGTGCAACTCGAGGGAGCAGCGGATCAGTTTTACTCTATATAGAAATATTAAACAA GTATCTCTACTTCTACGAGAAGGGGATCTCACAGATTACTGCTGATTTAATTCAGGGCTTGATTGAATTGATCACAAGTACAACAGGTGGTGAAAACACGACACTTGATCCAGCAGCAGATGCTTTTTTTGCCAGTACGCTAAGGTACATTCAATTTCAGAAGAACAAAGGCGGTGCAGTGGCAGAGAAATACGAGCATATCAATGTCTAA